A window of the Pyrodictium abyssi genome harbors these coding sequences:
- a CDS encoding HIT domain-containing protein has product MDSHINVLYAPWRYKYIKSTVEREPSECIFCAAPKKSDDEVLILYRGRYNYIIMNLYPYNTGHVMVIPYRHVADITELTTEELTEMMDLVKLSVKLIRQVLKPHGFNIGMNIGRIAGAGVDKHIHIHVVPRWNGDTNFMPVIAGVKVISQDVRETYKALKEALKSQSGSQGAIG; this is encoded by the coding sequence CAGTCACATTAACGTGCTCTACGCGCCATGGCGCTACAAGTACATAAAGTCAACCGTGGAGAGAGAGCCGTCAGAATGCATATTCTGCGCGGCGCCAAAAAAGAGCGACGATGAAGTCCTCATCCTGTACCGGGGCCGATATAACTACATAATAATGAACCTTTACCCCTATAACACAGGACACGTAATGGTAATACCCTACCGGCATGTAGCCGACATAACAGAGCTAACTACAGAAGAGCTGACAGAAATGATGGATCTCGTGAAGCTGTCTGTAAAATTGATAAGACAAGTTCTAAAGCCACACGGATTCAACATAGGCATGAATATAGGACGTATAGCAGGAGCAGGCGTAGACAAGCACATACACATACACGTCGTGCCACGCTGGAACGGCGATACCAACTTCATGCCAGTGATAGCCGGAGTAAAAGTGATATCACAAGACGTTAGAGAAACATACAAAGCCTTAAAAGAAGCACTAAAAAGCCAGAGCGGTTCCCAAGGAGCCATCGGCTAG